A region from the Sphingomonas sp. S2-65 genome encodes:
- a CDS encoding acyl-CoA dehydrogenase family protein: MSDLDQFRQETRAWLEENCPQTMRTPMRSEKEATWGGRNPEYAHPDQKLWLDRMAARGWTVPDWPTPYGGGGLTPGETKILREELARIRARNPLHSFGISMLGPALLKYGTEEQKLGHLPKIARGEIRWCQGYSEPNAGSDLAGLQTSAEDAGDHFIVNGQKVWTSYADKADWIFCLVRTDKAVKQGGISFLLFDMASEGVSTRPILLISGNSPFCETFFDNVKVPKANLVGDLNKGWDVAKYLLGHEREMISAMGLGATGSDALIEAARKGADPLLRAQIALFQVRAQAFKAMSERFIDELKAGRAHPAQPSMMKYYGTELNKTRHELLMAAGGSDALEWESDATHGGAPARTWLRTKANSIEGGTSEIQLNIIAKRILDLPS, from the coding sequence ATGAGCGACTTGGACCAGTTCCGCCAGGAAACCCGCGCCTGGCTGGAGGAAAACTGCCCCCAAACCATGCGCACCCCGATGCGCAGCGAAAAGGAAGCGACCTGGGGCGGCAGAAACCCCGAATACGCCCACCCCGACCAGAAGCTCTGGCTCGACCGCATGGCGGCCCGCGGCTGGACCGTCCCCGACTGGCCGACCCCATATGGCGGCGGCGGGCTCACTCCGGGCGAAACCAAGATCCTGCGCGAAGAACTCGCCCGTATCCGCGCGCGCAACCCGCTCCACAGCTTCGGCATCTCGATGCTCGGACCGGCCCTCCTCAAATACGGCACCGAGGAACAGAAGCTCGGCCATCTCCCCAAGATCGCCCGCGGCGAGATCCGCTGGTGCCAGGGCTATAGCGAACCCAATGCCGGCTCCGACCTCGCCGGCCTGCAAACCAGCGCCGAAGACGCTGGCGATCACTTCATCGTCAACGGCCAAAAGGTCTGGACCAGCTACGCCGACAAGGCCGACTGGATCTTTTGCCTCGTCCGCACCGACAAGGCCGTCAAGCAAGGCGGCATCAGCTTCCTCCTCTTCGACATGGCCAGCGAAGGCGTCAGCACCAGGCCGATCCTCCTGATCAGCGGCAACTCGCCTTTTTGTGAGACCTTCTTCGACAATGTGAAGGTGCCCAAGGCCAACCTGGTCGGCGACCTCAACAAGGGCTGGGACGTCGCCAAATATCTGCTCGGCCACGAACGCGAGATGATCTCCGCGATGGGCCTCGGCGCCACCGGCAGCGACGCGCTGATCGAGGCCGCGCGCAAAGGCGCCGATCCCCTGCTCCGCGCTCAGATCGCCCTGTTCCAGGTCCGCGCTCAGGCCTTCAAGGCGATGTCCGAACGCTTCATCGACGAGCTCAAGGCCGGCCGCGCCCACCCCGCCCAGCCCTCGATGATGAAATATTACGGCACCGAGTTGAACAAGACCCGCCACGAACTGCTGATGGCCGCCGGCGGCTCCGACGCGCTCGAATGGGAAAGCGACGCCACCCATGGCGGCGCCCCCGCCCGAACCTGGCTGCGCACCAAGGCGAACTCGATCGAGGGCGGCACCAGCGAGATCCAGCTCAACATCATCGCCAAGCGCATCCTCGACCTGCCGTCCTAA
- a CDS encoding 3-hydroxyacyl-CoA dehydrogenase NAD-binding domain-containing protein, which yields MTSPITTTRQDDILILSSDNPPVNALSNAVRQGLQAGIEEAKNDDSIKAVIITCTGKTFFAGADITEFGKGMQEPALPTLVDQIEALDKPVISAIHGTALGGGCEVALASHYRIAVPSAKFGLPEVKLGILPGAGGTQRMPRVTGVETALELATKGDPISATQAQQVGLVDKLATEGNLLAEAIAFAQEVIDKPVSRSSERPINVDPAVFETFRKTNAKRFRGLDAPATIIDLIEATAGKPYAEGVQAERMNFMKLIMGQQSTALRHIFFAERKAAKIDGIAEDVQLRPINRVGVIGAGTMGGGISMNFLSAGIPVTIVEMAQDALDRGTATIRKNYEATASKGKMTAEQVEGAMGLLKPTLNFDDLAECDLIIEAVYESMDVKKDVFGRLDKIAKPGAILASNTSYLNVDEIAAATSRPQDVLGLHFFSPANIMKLLEIVRGARTADEVLATAMALSKKIRKTAVIAGVCYGFIGNRMLMPRQVEANHLLMEGATPEQIDKVHVAFGMPMGPFQMADLAGVDIGWHRDPTRIENIRDALAAEDRWGQKKGAGYYDYDEKRTPSNSPRVAELIEEWRGKLGATTHEITEEEIMVRTFYTMVNEGAKILEEGMAQRASDIDVVWVYGYGWPPYKGGPMFWADQEGLTKIVQGLEKYGFDVAPLLREKAEKNEKFSK from the coding sequence ATGACCTCCCCCATCACGACCACCCGTCAGGACGACATCCTGATCCTCTCCTCAGATAACCCCCCGGTGAACGCGCTCAGCAATGCCGTCCGCCAGGGCCTTCAGGCAGGGATCGAGGAAGCCAAAAACGACGACAGCATCAAGGCGGTCATCATCACCTGCACCGGCAAGACCTTCTTCGCCGGCGCCGACATCACTGAATTCGGCAAGGGCATGCAGGAACCCGCGCTCCCTACTCTGGTCGATCAGATCGAAGCGCTCGACAAGCCGGTGATCTCCGCGATCCACGGCACCGCGCTCGGCGGCGGCTGCGAAGTCGCGCTCGCCTCGCACTACCGCATCGCCGTGCCGTCCGCGAAGTTCGGCCTCCCCGAAGTGAAGCTCGGCATTCTCCCCGGCGCCGGCGGCACCCAGCGCATGCCCCGCGTCACGGGTGTCGAGACCGCGCTCGAACTCGCGACCAAGGGTGACCCGATCTCGGCCACCCAAGCGCAGCAGGTTGGACTGGTCGACAAGCTCGCAACGGAAGGCAACCTCCTCGCCGAAGCCATTGCTTTCGCACAGGAAGTGATCGATAAGCCGGTCTCGCGTTCCAGCGAGCGCCCGATCAATGTCGACCCCGCCGTGTTCGAAACCTTTCGCAAGACCAACGCCAAGCGCTTCCGCGGGCTCGATGCGCCCGCGACGATCATCGACCTGATCGAGGCGACCGCCGGCAAGCCTTATGCCGAGGGGGTTCAGGCCGAGCGCATGAACTTCATGAAGCTGATCATGGGCCAGCAATCCACCGCGCTGCGCCACATCTTCTTCGCCGAGCGGAAGGCCGCAAAGATCGACGGCATTGCCGAGGACGTTCAGCTGCGTCCGATCAACCGTGTCGGCGTGATCGGCGCCGGCACGATGGGCGGCGGCATCTCGATGAACTTCCTCTCGGCCGGCATTCCCGTGACCATTGTCGAGATGGCCCAGGACGCCCTCGACCGCGGCACCGCCACGATCCGCAAGAACTACGAAGCGACCGCGTCCAAGGGCAAGATGACCGCCGAACAGGTCGAGGGCGCGATGGGCCTGCTCAAGCCGACCCTCAACTTCGACGATCTCGCCGAGTGCGACCTGATCATCGAAGCGGTCTATGAAAGCATGGACGTCAAGAAGGACGTGTTCGGCCGCCTCGACAAGATCGCCAAGCCGGGCGCGATCCTCGCCTCCAACACCAGCTACCTCAACGTTGACGAGATAGCCGCTGCGACCAGCCGTCCGCAGGACGTGCTCGGCCTGCACTTCTTCTCGCCGGCCAACATCATGAAGCTGCTGGAGATCGTCCGCGGCGCCAGGACCGCCGACGAAGTGCTCGCCACCGCGATGGCGCTCTCCAAGAAGATCCGCAAGACCGCGGTGATCGCCGGGGTCTGCTATGGCTTTATCGGCAACCGCATGCTGATGCCGCGCCAGGTCGAGGCGAACCACCTGCTGATGGAAGGCGCTACGCCCGAGCAGATCGACAAGGTCCATGTCGCGTTCGGCATGCCGATGGGTCCGTTTCAGATGGCCGACCTCGCCGGCGTCGACATCGGCTGGCATCGCGACCCCACCCGCATCGAGAACATCCGCGACGCGCTCGCCGCCGAGGATCGCTGGGGCCAGAAGAAGGGCGCCGGCTATTACGATTATGACGAGAAGCGCACGCCCTCGAACAGCCCGCGCGTCGCTGAACTGATCGAGGAATGGCGCGGCAAGCTCGGCGCCACGACCCATGAGATCACCGAAGAGGAGATCATGGTCCGCACCTTCTACACCATGGTCAACGAAGGCGCGAAGATCCTCGAGGAAGGCATGGCCCAGCGCGCTTCCGACATCGATGTGGTCTGGGTCTATGGCTATGGCTGGCCTCCCTACAAGGGCGGCCCGATGTTCTGGGCCGACCAGGAAGGCTTGACCAAGATCGTCCAGGGGCTGGAAAAATACGGCTTCGACGTAGCCCCCCTGCTCCGCGAAAAGGCCGAAAAGAACGAGAAGTTCAGCAAGTAA
- a CDS encoding serine hydrolase domain-containing protein, with product MLQSRPGRYGFSAERLARIDAFLRERYLDSGRFPHAQLLIAHEGEIVHFSHQGPARENGAPVDEGTLFRIASMTKPITSLAFMMLVEEARVALDTPVHHVLPELKGVGVYAGGGNGAPFETRPTDQPMRMVDLLRHTAGLTYGFQEQTPVDAAYRQSRMERWHDNLTLDGFIAELGQLPLEYSPGTAWTYSVATDVLGAVIERVSGTSLDRFLHDRVFVPLGMQDTFFQVPADKIDHLADCWAVDEKTGEPMIYDRGAESAWSRMPRLLSGGGGLVSTAVDYHRFATLCLNGGELDGVRLVSPKTIELMTMNHLPTGGDLTSCARGLFNEASLSGTGFGLGFAVTIDVAKTLVPGTVGDYYWGGMFSTAFFVDPVERISMVFMTQFTPSMRYPVRRELKTMIHSALA from the coding sequence ATGCTGCAGTCACGACCCGGACGCTACGGATTCTCGGCCGAACGGCTCGCCCGGATCGACGCGTTCCTGCGCGAACGCTATCTCGACTCAGGCCGGTTCCCGCATGCACAGCTGCTGATCGCCCACGAAGGCGAGATCGTTCATTTCTCGCACCAGGGCCCTGCCCGCGAGAACGGCGCCCCGGTCGATGAAGGCACATTGTTCCGCATCGCCTCGATGACCAAGCCGATCACCAGCCTCGCCTTCATGATGCTGGTTGAGGAGGCGCGAGTTGCGCTCGACACCCCCGTCCATCACGTTCTGCCCGAGCTGAAGGGCGTCGGCGTCTATGCCGGCGGCGGCAACGGCGCCCCCTTCGAGACACGCCCGACCGACCAGCCGATGCGCATGGTCGACCTGCTCCGCCACACTGCGGGGCTGACCTATGGCTTCCAGGAGCAGACCCCGGTCGACGCCGCCTACCGGCAATCGCGCATGGAGCGCTGGCACGACAATCTGACGCTGGACGGCTTCATCGCCGAACTCGGCCAACTCCCGCTCGAATATTCCCCTGGCACCGCCTGGACATACTCGGTCGCCACCGACGTGCTCGGCGCGGTGATCGAGCGTGTCTCGGGCACCAGTCTCGACCGCTTCCTCCACGACCGCGTCTTCGTGCCGCTGGGCATGCAGGACACTTTCTTCCAGGTGCCCGCTGACAAGATCGACCACCTTGCCGACTGCTGGGCAGTGGACGAGAAAACCGGCGAGCCGATGATCTACGATCGTGGTGCCGAGTCCGCCTGGTCGCGCATGCCTCGCCTCCTCTCCGGCGGCGGCGGCCTGGTTTCGACCGCGGTCGACTATCACCGCTTCGCAACGCTCTGCCTGAATGGCGGCGAGTTGGATGGCGTCCGGCTCGTCAGCCCCAAGACGATCGAGCTGATGACGATGAACCACCTGCCCACCGGCGGCGACCTGACCAGCTGCGCACGTGGCCTGTTCAACGAAGCGAGCCTGTCCGGCACCGGCTTCGGCCTGGGCTTCGCCGTCACCATCGACGTTGCGAAGACCCTCGTCCCCGGCACGGTCGGCGACTATTATTGGGGCGGCATGTTCTCGACCGCCTTCTTCGTCGATCCCGTGGAGCGGATCTCGATGGTCTTCATGACTCAGTTCACCCCGTCCATGCGCTACCCGGTCCGCCGCGAGCTCAAGACGATGATCCATTCGGCGCTGGCATGA
- a CDS encoding class I adenylate-forming enzyme family protein → MGNEPIVPLDPQWPQLSLEQAQGLLTAPGAPFEMESVDIRGVPTRVWKNAPPSLRIITQMVRAYGDRAFTVYEDERVSFEANYRATCHIARRLVDLGVGKGDRVALAMRNLPEWPAIFFAAASIGAIVVPLNAWWTGGEIDYAIRDCGAKVLFVDGERDARLKACYADWAGLEQVVVSRGGEDGAVRLEDWLGGANDWAGLDDVGLPDADILPEDDVTIFYTSGTTGHPKGALGTHRNLVTNVMSSGYCAARTTLRRGETPASPPEPKRALLVIPLFHVTACSAGLMGAVVTGSTLYFLRKWDATQAMAVIERERIQSTGGVPTIAWQMLEHPDRDRYDLSSLESLSYGGAPSAPELVKRIREEFGALPGNGWGMTETMATVTLHSGEEYLARPTSAGPPVPVADLKIMDVDGRAELPAGEIGELWARGPMIVKGYWNKPEATAETFVDGWVRTGDLARLDAEGYLYIVDRAKDMVIRGGENIYSSEVENVLYAHPAVTDCALIGLPHRSWGEEPAAVVHLAPGTVASEAELQDWVRARLAAYKVPVAIRFVDAVLPRNAQGKILKRELRSLFDQEAAA, encoded by the coding sequence TTGGGCAATGAACCGATCGTGCCGCTCGATCCGCAGTGGCCGCAGCTTTCGCTCGAACAGGCCCAGGGGCTGCTGACTGCCCCGGGCGCGCCGTTCGAGATGGAAAGCGTGGACATTCGCGGAGTTCCGACACGGGTGTGGAAGAACGCGCCGCCCTCGCTTCGGATCATCACGCAGATGGTGCGTGCCTATGGCGACCGAGCCTTCACCGTGTACGAGGACGAGCGGGTCAGTTTCGAGGCGAACTACCGCGCGACGTGCCACATCGCGCGGCGCCTGGTGGACCTGGGCGTCGGCAAGGGCGACCGGGTGGCGCTGGCGATGCGCAACCTGCCCGAATGGCCGGCGATCTTTTTCGCCGCGGCCAGCATCGGCGCGATCGTGGTCCCGCTCAACGCGTGGTGGACAGGCGGCGAGATAGACTACGCGATACGGGACTGCGGCGCCAAGGTGCTGTTCGTCGATGGCGAGCGCGATGCGCGGCTGAAGGCATGTTACGCCGATTGGGCTGGCCTGGAACAGGTGGTGGTGAGCCGCGGCGGCGAGGACGGCGCGGTGCGGCTGGAGGACTGGCTGGGCGGCGCGAACGACTGGGCAGGTCTGGACGATGTCGGGCTGCCGGACGCCGACATACTGCCGGAGGACGATGTCACCATCTTCTACACCAGCGGGACGACGGGGCACCCCAAGGGGGCGCTGGGTACGCACCGCAACCTGGTGACCAACGTGATGTCGAGCGGCTATTGCGCCGCGCGAACCACGCTGCGGCGGGGCGAGACGCCGGCATCGCCGCCCGAGCCCAAGCGGGCGCTGCTGGTGATCCCGCTGTTCCATGTCACGGCGTGCAGTGCCGGGCTGATGGGCGCAGTGGTGACGGGGTCGACGCTGTACTTCCTGCGCAAATGGGACGCCACTCAGGCCATGGCGGTGATCGAGCGCGAGCGGATCCAGTCGACCGGCGGCGTGCCGACCATCGCCTGGCAGATGCTGGAGCACCCCGATCGGGACCGGTACGACCTCTCCAGCCTGGAGAGCCTGAGCTATGGCGGGGCGCCGTCGGCGCCCGAGCTGGTCAAGCGCATCCGCGAGGAGTTCGGCGCGCTGCCCGGCAATGGCTGGGGCATGACCGAGACGATGGCGACGGTGACGCTGCACAGCGGCGAGGAATATCTGGCGCGGCCGACCAGCGCGGGGCCGCCGGTGCCGGTCGCGGACTTGAAGATCATGGACGTGGACGGACGTGCGGAACTGCCGGCCGGGGAGATCGGCGAGCTCTGGGCCCGCGGGCCGATGATCGTGAAGGGTTATTGGAACAAGCCCGAGGCGACGGCGGAGACCTTCGTCGATGGCTGGGTGCGGACGGGCGATCTCGCGCGGCTGGATGCCGAGGGGTATCTCTATATCGTCGACCGGGCCAAGGACATGGTGATCCGTGGCGGCGAGAACATCTATTCGTCCGAAGTGGAGAATGTCCTCTACGCCCACCCGGCGGTGACCGATTGCGCGTTGATCGGGCTGCCGCACCGCAGCTGGGGCGAAGAGCCCGCGGCGGTGGTGCATCTGGCGCCCGGCACGGTGGCGAGCGAGGCGGAACTGCAGGACTGGGTGCGCGCCCGGCTGGCGGCGTACAAGGTGCCGGTGGCGATCCGCTTCGTCGACGCGGTGCTGCCCCGGAACGCGCAAGGCAAGATCCTGAAGCGGGAGTTGCGGTCGCTGTTCGACCAGGAAGCGGCGGCCTAG
- a CDS encoding FGGY family carbohydrate kinase, with the protein MGELLLVIDEGTTSTRAMVFDPSGRCLGSEAADLTQHYPGPGLVEHDAAEIWERSVACTRTMVARSGGADAIAAIGITNQRETVVFWDKLTGEPLAPAIVWQDRRSAALCRSLREAGEEPALQARTGLRLDPYFSGTKIAWAMEHWPQLREAGARLAIGTVESWLVWKLTANEGRAGLHITDATNASRTLLMGLGSGGWNDSLLGMFSAPREALPEIVDCAGRFGTTTLFGGEIPICGLAGDQQAATIGQACLARGDTKGTFGTGAFVLTNAGTTPPSSKHRLLATVLWQLNGRRTYAIEGSVFVAGSLIQWLRDSIGLIGTAPETEAIARSVPDSGGVYLVPALSGLGAPWWEPEARAALSGMTFATTRAHIVRAALEAMAHQSHDLKTAFAADGADWARLRIDGGMVTNDWIAQDLADILALPVDRPAFAETTALGAAMLAGLGSGIFTTLEEASGMRGACTTFEPGLGADLREARLAGWKRAVEQVLV; encoded by the coding sequence ATGGGCGAATTGCTGCTGGTCATCGACGAAGGCACCACTTCCACGCGGGCGATGGTGTTCGATCCCTCGGGCAGGTGCCTCGGCAGCGAGGCCGCGGATCTCACCCAGCATTATCCCGGCCCCGGCCTGGTGGAGCATGACGCCGCCGAGATCTGGGAGCGCAGCGTCGCCTGCACCCGCACGATGGTCGCACGCAGCGGCGGCGCTGACGCGATCGCGGCGATCGGCATCACTAACCAGCGCGAAACGGTGGTGTTCTGGGACAAGCTCACCGGCGAGCCCCTCGCCCCCGCGATCGTCTGGCAGGACCGCCGCAGCGCCGCGTTATGCCGGAGCTTGCGCGAAGCGGGCGAGGAACCGGCGCTCCAGGCGCGCACCGGCCTGCGCCTCGACCCATATTTCTCGGGCACCAAGATCGCATGGGCCATGGAGCATTGGCCGCAGCTGCGCGAGGCTGGCGCCCGCCTCGCCATCGGCACCGTCGAAAGCTGGCTGGTGTGGAAGCTGACCGCCAATGAAGGGCGTGCCGGGCTCCACATCACCGACGCCACCAACGCCTCGCGCACCTTGCTGATGGGCCTGGGCAGCGGCGGCTGGAACGACAGCCTGCTCGGCATGTTCTCCGCGCCACGCGAAGCGCTGCCCGAGATCGTCGACTGCGCCGGCCGTTTCGGCACCACCACCCTGTTCGGCGGCGAAATCCCGATCTGCGGCCTCGCCGGCGACCAGCAGGCCGCGACGATAGGCCAGGCCTGCCTCGCCCGCGGCGACACCAAGGGCACCTTCGGCACCGGCGCCTTCGTGCTCACCAACGCGGGCACTACGCCGCCTTCCTCCAAGCACCGCCTGCTCGCCACCGTGCTTTGGCAACTGAACGGCCGCCGCACCTATGCGATCGAGGGCTCGGTATTCGTCGCCGGAAGTCTCATCCAGTGGCTCCGCGACTCGATAGGCCTGATCGGCACCGCGCCCGAGACCGAGGCGATCGCGCGCTCGGTGCCCGACAGCGGCGGCGTCTATCTCGTCCCCGCGCTCAGCGGCCTGGGCGCGCCCTGGTGGGAACCCGAAGCCCGCGCCGCGCTGTCAGGCATGACCTTCGCCACCACCCGCGCCCACATCGTCCGCGCCGCGCTGGAAGCGATGGCGCACCAGAGCCACGACCTGAAGACCGCATTCGCCGCGGACGGCGCCGACTGGGCGCGGCTACGCATCGACGGCGGCATGGTGACCAACGACTGGATCGCCCAGGATTTGGCCGACATCCTCGCGCTACCCGTCGACCGCCCAGCCTTCGCCGAAACCACGGCGCTCGGCGCCGCCATGCTCGCCGGCCTGGGCAGCGGCATCTTCACCACCCTCGAAGAAGCCTCTGGAATGCGCGGCGCCTGCACCACCTTCGAGCCGGGTCTGGGTGCCGATCTGCGCGAAGCACGCCTTGCCGGCTGGAAACGCGCCGTCGAACAGGTCCTCGTCTAG
- a CDS encoding AI-2E family transporter, whose translation MNEHLSVLGSEAADGGVPPAEPRQPILSPEIKETVGDGQKRDRLMASLTLIAGTGLLLALPFALQAGSSFFLPLTAALVIAVALVPMLEWLERHRAPAGLAALICVLTFLVAANIALAAIVVPATQWIRDLPEKIPQIQDNLKPLIELYSNLDQFVNQTLMNFAAEPMRKPVMTAATPPRSLLDLAATSAPSAIIECFFAILVIYFFLSGWTRLRRNAITSRASFGGAMATARVIQDVVDDTSAYLGTITLINVTLGLIVAGALWFLGMPSPLMWGGIVTLLNYIPYFGPVLAAALLAVGGLMSFPEIGWALVPSIIMICAHLIEANVVTPLIVGHRLTISPILILISLSFWGWVWGTTGALLAVPLLIIIQTVLRAAGKPDIAGFLFEHGTLVQEPGDARASWRNSRDQSG comes from the coding sequence GTGAACGAGCATTTGAGCGTGTTGGGCAGCGAAGCGGCCGATGGGGGCGTGCCGCCTGCGGAGCCGCGCCAGCCGATCCTGTCGCCTGAGATCAAGGAGACCGTCGGCGACGGGCAGAAGCGCGACCGGTTGATGGCGTCGCTGACGCTGATCGCGGGTACCGGGCTGTTGCTGGCGCTCCCGTTCGCGCTGCAGGCCGGGTCGAGCTTCTTCCTGCCGCTCACCGCCGCGCTCGTGATCGCAGTGGCGCTGGTGCCGATGCTGGAATGGCTGGAGCGCCACCGCGCGCCCGCGGGCCTTGCCGCGCTGATCTGCGTGCTGACGTTCCTGGTCGCGGCCAACATCGCGCTGGCGGCGATCGTCGTCCCGGCGACTCAATGGATCCGCGACCTTCCCGAGAAGATCCCGCAGATCCAGGATAATCTGAAGCCGCTGATCGAGCTGTATTCGAACCTCGACCAGTTCGTGAACCAGACGCTGATGAATTTCGCCGCCGAGCCGATGCGCAAGCCGGTGATGACCGCGGCCACGCCGCCGCGCTCTCTGCTCGATCTGGCCGCGACATCGGCGCCATCGGCGATCATCGAGTGCTTCTTTGCGATCCTGGTGATCTATTTCTTCCTGTCGGGTTGGACGCGACTGCGGCGCAACGCGATCACCAGCCGGGCGAGCTTCGGCGGGGCGATGGCGACGGCGCGGGTTATTCAGGACGTGGTCGACGACACCTCGGCGTATCTGGGCACGATCACTCTGATCAACGTGACGCTGGGGCTGATCGTCGCCGGCGCGCTGTGGTTCCTGGGGATGCCGAGCCCGCTGATGTGGGGCGGCATCGTGACCTTGCTCAACTACATTCCTTATTTCGGGCCGGTGCTGGCGGCCGCGCTGCTCGCGGTGGGCGGGCTGATGAGCTTTCCGGAGATCGGATGGGCGCTGGTGCCCTCGATCATCATGATCTGCGCGCACCTGATCGAAGCCAATGTCGTGACGCCGCTGATCGTCGGGCACCGGCTGACGATCAGCCCGATCCTGATCCTGATCTCGCTGAGCTTCTGGGGGTGGGTATGGGGCACCACCGGCGCGCTGCTGGCAGTGCCGCTGCTGATCATCATCCAGACCGTGCTGCGCGCGGCGGGCAAGCCGGACATCGCCGGTTTCCTGTTCGAACACGGCACGTTGGTGCAGGAACCGGGCGATGCGCGGGCAAGCTGGCGAAATAGTCGCGACCAATCCGGTTGA
- a CDS encoding DUF2842 domain-containing protein, which translates to MARRAVKASWRKPAGMFAILALILVWVILVASFSRQIGTLPILVQCLVYLVLGIVWILPLKPLLHWMETGRWRAA; encoded by the coding sequence GTGGCACGACGAGCGGTAAAGGCCAGCTGGCGCAAGCCCGCCGGCATGTTCGCCATCCTGGCGCTGATCCTGGTCTGGGTGATCCTCGTCGCGAGCTTCTCCAGGCAGATCGGCACGCTGCCGATCCTGGTGCAATGTCTCGTCTATCTGGTCCTGGGGATCGTCTGGATCCTGCCGCTCAAGCCATTGCTGCACTGGATGGAGACCGGCCGCTGGCGCGCGGCGTGA
- a CDS encoding 5-formyltetrahydrofolate cyclo-ligase has product MLVEKPVLRARLRAARDQFAAEGSHAITAPAAFLARLQPGLTVATYCPIGSEADPSQLAAAAVEHGCTLALPHVVDRATPIRFLAWAIGDPLAEGPYGLRQPRLDSPEVAPDIILTPLVGYDLRLNRLGQGAGHYDRAFARYPDAWRVGVALSMQEAPAIPSDVWDVPLEAIITEEDMLWHDER; this is encoded by the coding sequence ATGCTTGTTGAGAAGCCGGTGCTGCGTGCCCGGCTCCGCGCCGCGCGCGACCAGTTCGCCGCGGAGGGAAGCCACGCGATCACCGCACCCGCGGCGTTCCTGGCACGCCTGCAGCCCGGCCTGACCGTAGCAACCTATTGCCCGATCGGCAGCGAAGCCGATCCGTCGCAGCTCGCCGCCGCCGCGGTCGAGCATGGCTGCACGCTCGCACTGCCGCATGTCGTTGACCGCGCGACTCCGATCCGCTTCCTCGCCTGGGCCATCGGCGATCCGCTCGCCGAGGGTCCTTATGGCCTCCGCCAGCCGCGGCTGGACAGCCCGGAAGTAGCGCCCGACATCATCCTGACGCCGCTGGTCGGCTATGACCTGAGGCTCAACCGGCTGGGCCAGGGTGCCGGCCATTACGACCGCGCCTTTGCCCGCTATCCCGACGCCTGGCGCGTCGGCGTCGCCTTGTCGATGCAGGAAGCCCCGGCAATCCCGTCGGACGTGTGGGACGTGCCGCTCGAAGCGATCATCACCGAAGAGGACATGCTGTGGCACGACGAGCGGTAA
- a CDS encoding cell division protein ZapA, with amino-acid sequence MADVTLTIAGRGYVVAARDGDEAHLRRLEKMLQKHSPAAQRASGGMSAERTLVYLSLILADLLDEAQENPPPAAAAPTGLLDEIANRLEAVAAALEQDATP; translated from the coding sequence ATGGCGGACGTCACCCTGACCATCGCCGGCCGCGGCTATGTCGTCGCCGCACGCGACGGCGACGAAGCGCATCTGCGCCGCCTCGAGAAGATGCTGCAAAAGCATTCCCCCGCCGCCCAGCGCGCCTCGGGCGGGATGAGCGCCGAGCGCACGCTGGTCTATTTGTCGCTGATCCTTGCCGACCTGCTCGACGAAGCCCAGGAAAACCCGCCGCCCGCCGCCGCTGCACCCACCGGGCTGCTCGACGAAATCGCAAATCGCCTCGAAGCCGTGGCCGCAGCGCTCGAACAAGACGCGACCCCCTGA